The Haloplanus natans DSM 17983 DNA segment GATGGCCATCCGAACGCGAAGGCGTAGGGCCGCCCGGGAATTAAACCTTCGCGCGCGAGCCGGGATGAACGCTTATATCGTCGTCTCCGTGGCCGACGCCCGTCGGACGGACGTTGCACCGGTTCGAGCGACGGCCGGCAGTCACATACGGTTTAGTGTAAATCATTACCGGTGGTTCGCCGACCCGTCCTGGCGAACCGTCGGTAAACAGTTACACTACTCCGTATCAGGCGTCGACGCCCAGGACCCGGTTGGCGACGATGACCGAGACGAGGACGGCGAGCAGGATGCCGACGAGTCCGTAGGCGGCGAGCCAGCCGACCTGCGCGGCGAGTGTCCCGGTCACGCCGCTCCCGAGCGAACTCACGAGCAGGACGACGGTCCGCACGAGGCCGAACCCGGTGCCACGCTCGTCGGCGGCGAGGTGGTCCATGAACCGGGAGTTGAGGACGCCCGGCCACGAGAGGCCGAGGCCGACGAGGAGGGTTCCCGGAACGACGGCGAGGAGGCCGCCGTCACCGAACAGGAAGCAGGCGTAGCCGCCGACGCCGGCGAGAAAGGAGGCGGTCAGGGTCCGGTCCCGTCCCAGCCGATCCGAGAACCAGCCGAGCGACGGCGCGGCGACCAGCGTGACGGCGAAGACGACGCCGAAGACGAAACTCGCCCGCCCCGTCCCGAGGCCGACGTACTCGACGAGGAACGTGGGAAAAAAGGAGGCGAAGGACTGCCAGGTGAAGAAGGCGACCATCGCCAGCAGGGTGGTGAAGGCGATGCTGGGGCGGGCGAGCAGCGCCAGCAACGCCCGCGGGTCGACGTTCCACCCGGCGTCGGGGTTCGTGGGCGGCGTCTCGGGCACCCGCCACGCGAACAGGACGAGGGCAACGGGGGCGACGACGGCGGGGACGAGCAGGCCGGCCCGCCAGCCGAAGCGGACGGCGACGGCGGCGCTCGCGACGGGGGCGATCAGGCCGGCGCCCGACGCGCCGATTTCGTGGACGCCGAGCGCCCGGCCGGTGTTCTCGAACTGATCGGCGAGAAAAGATGTGCCGGCGGTGAAATAGAGCCCGGCGCTGGCGCCGAGGGTGACGGCGCCGACGGCGAACACCGCGATTCCGGGCGCGCTCGCGAGCAGGAGGCTCGTCGACGCGATGCCGCCCATCGCGAAGGTGACGACCCGGCGCTGTCCGATCCGGTCGGCGACGATGCCGCCCGGGAACTGAAAGAGGGCGTAGGCGGCCCACATCCCCGAGAGCGCGAGGCCGACGGTTCCTTTCGAGACGCCGAAGGCGTCGATGAGGTCGGGCACCAGCGGGCTCGGCGCCAGCCGGGCGACCATCGTCACGAAGAAGGCCCCGGTCGTCACGCCGAGCAGGTCCCACCGCTTCATCGGTGACTCCGTCCGCACGCACTCGCTTCGTTCTTGCGTTCCCGACCGACCGGGCGACGTTTTATCCGCTCGGCCGACGGAGGGAGGATATGGACCCTGGGGACGTGGAGTACGAGCCGATAAGCGTCAAGGCCGTCCTCGTCGAGATGAAGGACACGGCCGAACTCCTCATCGACCTCTCGTACTCGGCGGTCCTCCACGGGAGCGACGAGGTGGCCGGCGAGGTGCTCGAACTCGAAGAGCGGATGGACGTGTTGCAGATGCAGGCGCGGATGAGTCTCCTGATGGCGGCCCGGAGTCCCGAGGACGCGGAGGGGTTGGCGCCGGTGCTCGGCGTCGTCGGCGCCGCCGAAAAGATCAGCGACGCCGCGGGCGACATCGCCAAGGTCGTACTGGAGGATATCGGCGTCCCCGAGGCGATGCGGACGGCGATTCCCGAGGCAGTCGAGACGGTGGTGCGGGCACAGGTCGTCCCGGACGCCGACTACCTCGGCGCGTCACTCGGCGACCTCAACCTCGAGACGGAGACGGGTGTCCGCGTCATCGCTATCCGCCGGGCGGGCGAGTGGATCGTCAACCCCGACCGGGAGACCACGTTCGAGGCCGGCGACGTGGTCTTGCTCCGGGGGACGGAGACGGCGCTGTCGGCGGTGTACGAAACCGTCACCGGCGAGGCGTACGACCCGCCGGCTCCCGTCGAATCCTCGATCGACGATCTGGAACGCGCCGTCGACTCCATCGTCCTCATGAAAAACATGAGCGAACTCGCGGTCGATCTGGCCTACGGGGCGGTGTTGTTCGACAGCGAGGGGGTCGCCGAGGAGGTGGTGGAACTCGAAGCCGAGGTGGACGCCCTCAAATCCCGGTTCGAGGCGTGGGTGTTGCGCGCCGCGTCGCGGGTCGAAGACCCCATCTCCCTCCGGGGCCTGGTCCATCTCGCGAGCGCGACGGAGGTGATCAGCGACGCCGCCTTGGAGATCAGCGAGGGGGTCCTCCGGGGACTCGACACCCATCCGGTCGTCGCCGCGGCCGTCGAGGAGTCCGACGAGGTGATCGTTCGGGTGACCGTCGGCGGCGGGAGCCGACTGGCGGACGCCTCTCTCGGCGACCTGCAGGTAAAAACGGAGACGGGGATGCGCGTGATCGCGGTGCGGCGTGGCGACGGCGACTGGGTCATCTCGCCC contains these protein-coding regions:
- a CDS encoding MFS transporter, with translation MKRWDLLGVTTGAFFVTMVARLAPSPLVPDLIDAFGVSKGTVGLALSGMWAAYALFQFPGGIVADRIGQRRVVTFAMGGIASTSLLLASAPGIAVFAVGAVTLGASAGLYFTAGTSFLADQFENTGRALGVHEIGASGAGLIAPVASAAVAVRFGWRAGLLVPAVVAPVALVLFAWRVPETPPTNPDAGWNVDPRALLALLARPSIAFTTLLAMVAFFTWQSFASFFPTFLVEYVGLGTGRASFVFGVVFAVTLVAAPSLGWFSDRLGRDRTLTASFLAGVGGYACFLFGDGGLLAVVPGTLLVGLGLSWPGVLNSRFMDHLAADERGTGFGLVRTVVLLVSSLGSGVTGTLAAQVGWLAAYGLVGILLAVLVSVIVANRVLGVDA
- a CDS encoding potassium channel family protein; the encoded protein is MDPGDVEYEPISVKAVLVEMKDTAELLIDLSYSAVLHGSDEVAGEVLELEERMDVLQMQARMSLLMAARSPEDAEGLAPVLGVVGAAEKISDAAGDIAKVVLEDIGVPEAMRTAIPEAVETVVRAQVVPDADYLGASLGDLNLETETGVRVIAIRRAGEWIVNPDRETTFEAGDVVLLRGTETALSAVYETVTGEAYDPPAPVESSIDDLERAVDSIVLMKNMSELAVDLAYGAVLFDSEGVAEEVVELEAEVDALKSRFEAWVLRAASRVEDPISLRGLVHLASATEVISDAALEISEGVLRGLDTHPVVAAAVEESDEVIVRVTVGGGSRLADASLGDLQVKTETGMRVIAVRRGDGDWVISPGPETTVRDGDVLIAKGTRAGATRLAELAGADDPVDS